The following are encoded in a window of Amycolatopsis solani genomic DNA:
- a CDS encoding sensor histidine kinase gives MPEAGSAAPPRAFVRTLLRSGTPAEPAEPADDNGDLTAVGDATLARASRYWVLVPLAYRIAAFVKVFIGFAAANGGLGLGPVLGATVFAVLANTAAAVWVLRSGGLRARITTRALGLDLAVGVLLNFVVAMTAPPAVQPFAVDVSWTWLVGAVAMWAGTSGLPAALWLFAAAVPLRAALTVAGGLPLDHQLALTRSIGCLVALAVAIVLAVAILILLGVGTRFAVDIGLRRGREAERRRTRRIMHDSVLQTLEALAISAPGDQAHAVTRLAELRSVAKAEAAELRRKITEPLPTGPTRSFAVELADVATELTRDGLRTQLVAADFADDHKVSSDRRTALVEAVREALRNTVKHSGTKQVVLRVEERDGGIAVVARDQGRGFDVHDRPPGFGISQSIVARLAEVGGHGTVDSQPGRGTRVTMWVPG, from the coding sequence ATGCCCGAGGCGGGCTCTGCCGCACCGCCGCGCGCGTTCGTCCGCACGTTGCTCCGCAGCGGCACACCCGCGGAGCCTGCCGAGCCCGCGGACGACAACGGCGACCTCACCGCGGTCGGGGACGCGACGCTCGCGCGTGCCTCGCGCTACTGGGTCCTCGTGCCGCTGGCCTACCGGATCGCGGCGTTCGTCAAGGTGTTCATCGGGTTCGCCGCCGCCAACGGCGGCCTCGGCCTCGGCCCGGTGCTGGGCGCGACCGTGTTCGCCGTGCTGGCCAACACCGCCGCCGCGGTCTGGGTGCTGCGGTCCGGTGGGCTGCGGGCCCGCATCACCACCCGCGCGCTCGGGCTGGACCTGGCCGTCGGCGTCCTGCTCAACTTCGTCGTGGCCATGACGGCGCCGCCCGCGGTGCAGCCGTTCGCGGTCGACGTGTCGTGGACCTGGCTGGTCGGCGCGGTCGCCATGTGGGCGGGCACGTCCGGGCTGCCCGCCGCGCTGTGGCTGTTCGCCGCGGCCGTGCCGTTGCGCGCGGCGCTCACTGTGGCCGGCGGCCTCCCGCTGGACCACCAGCTCGCCCTGACGCGGTCGATCGGCTGCCTGGTCGCGCTGGCGGTGGCGATCGTGCTCGCCGTCGCGATCCTCATCCTGCTCGGCGTCGGCACCCGGTTCGCGGTGGACATCGGGCTGCGGCGCGGGCGCGAAGCCGAACGCCGCCGGACCCGGCGCATCATGCACGACAGCGTGCTGCAGACGCTCGAAGCGCTGGCCATTTCGGCGCCCGGCGACCAAGCGCACGCCGTCACGCGGCTGGCGGAACTCCGCTCGGTCGCCAAGGCGGAGGCGGCCGAGCTGCGCCGCAAGATCACCGAGCCGCTGCCGACCGGCCCGACGCGCAGCTTCGCCGTCGAACTCGCCGACGTCGCCACCGAGCTGACCCGTGACGGCCTGCGCACGCAGCTCGTCGCCGCGGACTTCGCCGACGACCACAAGGTTTCCTCCGATCGCCGCACCGCGCTGGTCGAGGCGGTCCGGGAGGCGTTGCGCAACACCGTGAAGCACTCCGGGACCAAGCAGGTCGTTCTCCGCGTGGAGGAACGCGACGGCGGGATCGCGGTGGTCGCCCGCGACCAGGGCCGGGGCTTCGACGTCCACGACCGGCCGCCGGGCTTCGGCATCAGCCAGTCCATCGTGGCCCGGCTGGCCGAGGTCGGCGGGCACGGCACGGTGGACTCGCAGCCGGGCCGCGGCACCCGCGTCACGATGTGGGTGCCGGGCTAG
- a CDS encoding APC family permease, translating into MAESGSLRRDALGTPGVVFLVLAAVAPLTGIVVIASLGIALGNGGGMPGAFLLAALILVLFGVGYAQMSKVVTGAGGFYVYVTKGLGRPLGLVAALIALLGYNCFVAGAVGTSGFFTANVVEQVFGWHTPWPLWSLASALAVFALGRRGVDVSAKVLGVSLVLEVSILLVLDVAVAVRTGLDVHAFSPGVVFSGSIGIAFLFAFNAFVGFEATGLFSEEARDPHRTISRATYTAIVLIGVFAAVTTWAIVSATSVAQAGQTAQDHLATGDLVFSISRTYLGSFLTDVMMLLLVVSLFAALLALHNSATRYLFALGRARVLPAVLGRTNAANGAPYVASGTQIGLATLIAAAYALAGLDPLADLTASMTGIGTLGVIALQALAGIAVVAFFRRRRDPRLWRTAIAPGLGGLGLIAVTALAIVNFPTLAGSEAPAIALLPWLLAVAVAAGLALAAWLRSRRPDVYAGLDELGLDTEPAPR; encoded by the coding sequence ATGGCCGAGTCGGGCTCCCTGCGCCGCGACGCGCTGGGCACACCGGGCGTCGTCTTCCTCGTCCTCGCCGCCGTCGCGCCGCTCACCGGCATCGTCGTCATCGCCTCGCTGGGCATCGCGCTCGGCAACGGCGGCGGCATGCCCGGCGCGTTCCTGCTCGCCGCGCTGATCCTGGTGCTCTTCGGCGTCGGCTACGCGCAGATGAGCAAAGTGGTCACCGGCGCCGGCGGCTTCTACGTCTACGTCACCAAAGGCCTCGGCCGCCCGCTGGGCCTGGTCGCCGCGCTCATCGCCCTGCTGGGCTACAACTGCTTCGTCGCCGGCGCGGTCGGGACGAGCGGCTTCTTCACGGCGAACGTCGTCGAGCAGGTTTTCGGCTGGCACACGCCGTGGCCGCTCTGGAGCCTCGCCTCCGCCCTCGCGGTGTTCGCGCTCGGCCGCCGCGGCGTCGACGTCAGCGCGAAGGTGCTCGGGGTTTCGCTCGTGCTCGAGGTGTCGATCCTGCTCGTCCTGGACGTCGCGGTGGCCGTCCGGACCGGACTGGACGTCCACGCGTTCTCCCCCGGCGTGGTGTTCTCGGGCTCGATCGGGATCGCGTTCCTCTTCGCCTTCAACGCTTTCGTCGGCTTCGAGGCCACCGGGCTGTTCAGCGAGGAGGCACGCGACCCGCACCGGACGATCTCCCGCGCGACCTACACGGCGATCGTCCTGATCGGCGTGTTCGCCGCGGTCACGACGTGGGCGATCGTCAGCGCGACGAGCGTCGCGCAAGCCGGGCAGACGGCGCAGGACCACCTCGCCACCGGCGACCTCGTCTTCTCGATCAGCCGGACCTACCTGGGTTCGTTCCTCACCGACGTGATGATGCTGCTGCTGGTGGTCAGCCTGTTCGCGGCACTGCTGGCGCTGCACAACTCCGCGACGCGCTACCTGTTCGCGCTCGGCCGCGCCCGCGTGCTGCCCGCCGTCCTCGGCCGCACGAACGCGGCGAACGGGGCACCGTACGTCGCCAGCGGGACGCAGATCGGGCTGGCGACGCTGATCGCCGCGGCGTACGCGCTGGCCGGCCTCGATCCCCTCGCCGACCTCACCGCCAGCATGACCGGCATCGGCACCCTCGGCGTGATCGCCTTGCAGGCGCTGGCGGGGATCGCCGTCGTCGCGTTCTTCCGCAGGCGGCGCGACCCCCGCCTCTGGCGCACGGCGATCGCGCCCGGGCTCGGCGGCCTCGGCCTGATCGCCGTGACGGCGCTGGCGATCGTCAACTTCCCCACGCTCGCCGGCTCCGAGGCCCCCGCGATCGCCCTGCTGCCGTGGCTGCTCGCGGTGGCGGTGGCCGCCGGCCTCGCCCTCGCGGCGTGGCTGCGCAGCCGCCGTCCGGACGTCTACGCGGGCCTGGACGAACTCGGCCTGGACACCGAACCCGCCCCGCGCTGA
- a CDS encoding GNAT family N-acetyltransferase: MASPLDNPAWASLTGPHAHFAERRGRVLRYPEDVAPFLALPDDPGEQDWRDVAELAGPGETVVVAATAERPPSGWEVIGLTSGVQLVDEGVAAAPEPEAVRLGLADVPEMLDLVERTKPGPFRKRTVELGTYLGIRRGGALVAMAGERLHPPGYTEISAVCTDPAHRGEGLATRLVLAVAAGIRERGETPMMHAAASNTSAIRLYLSLGFALRKRPDFVAVRVPG, encoded by the coding sequence ATGGCTTCTCCGCTCGACAACCCGGCTTGGGCGTCGCTGACCGGTCCGCACGCCCACTTCGCGGAACGGCGTGGCCGCGTGCTGCGCTACCCCGAGGACGTCGCTCCCTTCCTCGCGCTGCCCGACGATCCCGGCGAGCAGGACTGGCGGGACGTCGCCGAGCTCGCCGGACCGGGGGAGACCGTCGTGGTCGCCGCGACCGCCGAGCGGCCGCCGTCCGGCTGGGAGGTGATCGGCCTGACCTCGGGTGTCCAGCTCGTGGACGAGGGGGTCGCGGCCGCGCCGGAGCCGGAGGCTGTGCGGCTGGGGCTCGCCGACGTGCCGGAGATGCTCGACCTCGTCGAGCGGACGAAGCCGGGGCCGTTCCGGAAGCGGACCGTCGAACTCGGCACGTACCTCGGGATCCGGCGGGGCGGCGCGCTGGTCGCGATGGCCGGGGAGCGGCTGCACCCGCCCGGCTACACCGAGATCAGCGCGGTCTGCACGGATCCGGCGCACCGCGGGGAGGGCCTGGCGACGCGGCTCGTGCTCGCCGTCGCGGCGGGGATCCGCGAACGCGGCGAGACGCCGATGATGCACGCCGCCGCGAGCAACACCTCCGCGATCCGGTTGTACCTTTCGCTCGGGTTCGCCCTGCGGAAGCGGCCGGACTTCGTCGCGGTCCGCGTGCCCGGTTAG